A region of Heteronotia binoei isolate CCM8104 ecotype False Entrance Well chromosome 2, APGP_CSIRO_Hbin_v1, whole genome shotgun sequence DNA encodes the following proteins:
- the LOC132567353 gene encoding vitellogenin-2-like: protein MESPIIRRNYWLNMAANLAHGALVSRCLSQSPSHAKEILKHFHDRLAEALRSGDEQEIILCLKSLANAAHGTSMMPLEKVLFKRNKYSDQIQVEAVLAIRQAARMDPRKGQELLTVAFMEREYCTLARIMACVSLLEMNISLPLVVTMAKVAANDNDAQFQRFVISHMTEVAGLRVPQYADVSSACKFALKLLKVRSFKMQYYYSKPNIFKFYDSQRGIGFIEKVITESTAKNLFPSSTMLTTQLLLPGGKTNLFEARLNSGILDELLKGRSHFNQKISKAEKVVPGVYPESQDQSISFSMFDKEIAYLIKPKNLSEEYFQPLINKVFRNLQEGISGQVVSPVAFPEIRRMFPNNLGMPLEVGATGMFIADISANVRAVVSPPVDSNFHPSELATLKLSVDINAAVTGHGAISMGIVANEWQRTMEISGDFLLHVPLKATITIDVKDKSYKIGFPPVCKKTELVAAKHDSYLVARNSAEPNVEKKIPLVSKKSEASLQDEHFVSEERVSREDNLAVNIYYSCVESA from the exons atggagagcccCATAATCAGGAGAAATTACTGGCTTAACATGGCAGCTAACCTGGCACATGGAGCTCTGGTTTCCAGATGTCTTTCTCAGTCTCCATCTCATGCCAAAGAAATTCTCAAG CATTTCCATGATCGCTTAGCAGAGGCACTCCGAAGTGGAGATGAACAAGAAATTATATTATGTTTGAAGTCCCTTGCCAATGCGGCTCATGGAACCAGCATGATGCCCCTCGAGAAAGTCCTGTTTAAACGTAACAAATATTCAGACCAAATTCAAGTGGAAGCTGTTTTGGCCATAAGACAGGCAGCCAGGATGGATCCGAGGAAG GGACAAGAGCTTCTCACTGTAGCCTTTATGGAGCGTGAATATTGTACTTTGGCTCGAATAATGGCTTGTGTCAGCCTCTTGGAAATGAATATTTCTCTCCCTCTGGTAGTAACAATGGCTAAAGTGGCAGCCAATGATAATGATGCCCAATTCCAGAGATTTGTAATCTCTCACATGACTGAGGTAGCTGGTCTCCGGGTTCCACAGTATGCTGATGT GTCTTCTGCTTGCAAGTTTGCCCTTAAACTTCTGAAGGTCCGGTCTTTCAAAATGCAGTATTATTACAGCAAACCGAATATATTTAAGTTCTATGACA GCCAACGAGGAATTGGATTTATTGAAAAAGTTATCACAGAGAGCACTGCCAAAAATCTATTCCCTTCAAGTACAATGTTAACCACACAACTACTGCTTCCTGGTGGAAAAACTAATCTGTTTGAG GCTCGTTTAAATAGTGGTATCCTCGATGAACTTTTGAAGGGACGAAGCCACTTTAATCAGAAGATAAGCAAGGCTGAAAAAGTG GTGCCAGGAGTATATCCTGAAAGCCAAGATCAATCTATTAGTTTCAGTATGTTTGACAAAGAAATTGCCTATCTCATCAAACCTAAG AATCTGAGTGAAGAGTATTTTCAGCCACTGATTAATAAGGTCTTCAGAAACCTCCAAGAAGGCATTTCAGGCCAAGTTGTCAGTCCAGTGGCATTTCCAGAGATTCGGCGCATGTTTCCTAACAATCTTGGTATGCCATTGGAAGTAGGTGCAACTGGCATGTTCATCGCAGATATTTCAGCAAATG TGCGTGCAGTGGTGTCTCCTCCTGTGGATTCCAATTTCCATCCATCAGAACTGGCCACACTAAAACTTTCAGTTGACATTAATGCTGC AGTTACTGGTCATGGTGCAATAAGTATGGGAATTGTTGCAAATGAATGGCAGAGAACTATGGAAATTAGCGGTGATTTCCTTCTACATGTCCCACTGAAGGCAACCATAACAATAGACGTGAAAGATAAGAGCTACAAGATTGGATTCCCTCCAGTCTGCAAGAAGACTGAGCTGGTGGCAGCAAA ACATGACTCATACTTGGTAGCGAGAAATTCAGCAGAGCCCAATGTTGAGAAGAAGATCCCGCTTGTTTCAAAAAAATCAGAAGCCAGTCTCCAGGATGAACATTTCGTGTCAGAAGAAAGAGTTTCAAGAGAAGACAACTTGGCAGTAAATATCTATTATTCATGTGTGGAAAGTGCCTGA
- the LOC132567354 gene encoding vitellogenin-2-like: MKGIILALVLTVAGSVNSAPQFQVDVGKTLLYSYKGEALTGLEDETSGNAGLKFALDLKLYGINTKRFSLMLSNPKVEDCIGKSFVRSPKQTQEFEQCCHFPTEIEMYGKNIGKIYFARNTPRFCRNIIRGVVGMFKITYKEDKTYEVQESGIQGDCDAKYTVNENGKSDWITITKSKNLMNCKKKVVQNIGMSYIHALPFCPMKNRLLVGVLVSEHKVKFENNTILIGKAEANELYKVSPGSDSETPVILKATQELTLTGVKIDNPEQRRQQQQQRQQQQALWPQAQDEGRENIYYEFPDQPRMAVTVMETRNIAEQVENV; the protein is encoded by the exons ATGAAGGGAATCATACTTGCTCTCGTGCTCACCGTTGCGG GGAGTGTGAACTCAGCTCCCC AATTTCAGGTTGATGTTGGGAAGACGCTCTTGTACAGCTACAAAGGTGAGGCCCTAACTGGACTGGAAGATGAGACATCAGGAAACGCTGGGCTGAAGTTTGCCTTAGATTTAAAGCTGTATGGAATTAACACCAAACGGTTCAGTCTCATG CTTTCAAATCCAAAAGTGGAAGACTGTATTGGGAAATCATTTGTTCGTTCTCCCAAGCAAACTCAGGAATTTGAACAATGCTGCCATTTCCCCACTGAAATTGAAATGTATGGCAAGAATATTGggaagatttattttgcaagaaaTACCCCTAGATTTTGTAGGAACATCATTAGAGGAGTCGTGGGTATGTTCAAAATAACATACAAGGAGGACAAGACGTATGAAGTACAAGAG AGTGGTATACAAGGTGACTGTGATGCTAAGTACACAGTCAATGAAAATGGGAAGAGTGATTGGATCACCATTACTAAGAGCAAGAATTTGATGAATTGCAAGAAGAAAGTGGTACAGAATATTGGAATGTCCTATATCCATGCTCTTCCATTCTGCCCAATG aaaaacaggttgcttgtAGGAGTTTTGGTATCAGAACACAAAGTGAAATTTGAAAATAATACTATTCTTATTGGAAAAGCCGAAGCAAATGAACTATACAAAGTTTCTCCAGGCAGTGACTCTGAGACTCCTGTAATTCTGAAAGCCAC ACAAGAGCTGACTCTGACTGGGGTGAAAATTGATAATCCTGaacagcggcggcagcagcagcagcaacgacaacaacaacaagcaCTCTGGCCACAAGCTCAGGATGAGGGCCGTGAAAACATTTATTATGAATTTCCAGACCAGCCCCGGATGGCAGTTACTGTGATGGAGACCCGCAACATTGCAGAACAGGTAGAGAATGTTTAA